A single window of Nicotiana sylvestris chromosome 3, ASM39365v2, whole genome shotgun sequence DNA harbors:
- the LOC104238504 gene encoding uncharacterized protein, with translation MTFNNLAFDSKPVYVNDSLHWLRSDGRVLAFNTKREEATILDLPEFINHHNLIFDIRLGTWLGISKGLLTLFCIFQESIVIAAYDYISSNWRFTHTSDNVITGHVNGYIDGFPIWFDSKQVLFLQGSRRLIRHQYLYEYDSVTNGYKKAQVLNKDYMIKDYLCSFEPTLASVHTTFLDTVRDKHRPAIIATLDEPQRFITEVALAAPTTAEERRRRRKRRRKRAEVV, from the exons ATGACCTTTAACAATTTGGCTTTTGACAGTAAACCTGTTTACGTGAATGATTCCTTGCATTGGCTCAGAAGTGATGGTCGTGTTCTTGCTTTTAATACAAAGAGAGAAGAGGCTACCATTCTTGACCTTCCCGAGTTCATCAATCATCATAATCTCATCTTCGACATCAGGCTTGGTACATGGTTAGGGATATCAAAAGGTTTACTTACCCTTTTTTGCATTTTCCAGGAATCCATAGTCATTGCTGCTTATGATTACATAAGCAGCAATTGGAGATTTACTCACACTTCGGACAATGTCATTACTGGTCATGTGAACGGCTATATTGATGGTTTTCCAATCTGGTTTGACAGCAAACAAGTGCTTTTCCTACAAGGTAGTCGTCGGTTGATACGACATCAGTATTTGTACGAGTATGATTCTGTGACCAATGGGTATAAAAAAGCTCAAGTTTTAAATAAAGACTATATGATCAAGGACTACCTCTGCTCCTTCGAACCAACTCTAGCCAGTGTCCACACGACATTTTTAGATACAGTCCGTGATAAACATCGGCCAGCTATTATTGCAACGTTAGATGAGCCCCAACGATTTATTACTGAAG TTGCTttagcagcaccaacaacagcagaagaaagaagaagaaggagaaagaggaggagaaagagggctgaagttgtttaa